The DNA sequence GGAATGGCGCGGTAGGGTTGGCGCGCGACGCCAGCAACGTGCGCAGGTCGGCGGGGATGAAGGGGTTGGTGACGGGAATGGTGGTGAAGGGTGCGAACTGCGTCAGGCTGCCGCCGCTTTCGGTGGTGACGGTGGAGTCGACATAGAGGAACTGGCCGTAAGCGGTCAGCGAGTCGGTGATATCATATTCGCCCTTGGCGAAGGCCGACTTGCGCTCAAACGCGTTCAGTATCTGCAACTGTGGCCCCACAGGCATACGCACATTGCCGCCGACAACGGCATAGGCGCCGGACGTCGGTCCCTGATAGTTGATCGCGCCGGTCTGGACGAAGAGCGAACCATTATTGTTGAAGCCGAGGTTCAGCGTCCGGTTGATCGGATTGGTAACACCATATTGGGCGAAAACGCCGTTCAGCGCCGCTTGGCTCGGCAGGTTGAGCGCGTCAGGCACGAACGCACCGGTCCCGATGAAGGAGGACGGTACCTTGTCGGCGAAGAAGCCGCGCTGCGAACCCGACAGGGGATCGCGCTGCCCATAGCTCAAGGCCAGCATCAAGCGGCCGCGATCGTCGGCAAACTTCGTGCCCAGCGCCAGCGAGGCGTTGAACTTGCCATAATCGCCTCGGAAGCTGTTGCCATTCTGGATGTCGGCGCGGACGCCGTCGAAATATTTGTCTGTCTTGAAATTAACCACGCCAGACATGGCGTCCGACCCGTAGATCGCGGACGCACCGCCGGTGATGACATCGACGGATCCGATGATCGATTCAGGCAGTATATTGATGTCGACATTGCCGTTGATGTCGGACAAGGGCAGCCGGCGCCCATCAAGCAGCACGAGATTGCGGTTGGAACCAAGGCCGCGCAGGTTGAGCGTGGCGCGACCACCGGCGCCCTGTCCGCCCGTGCCGGCATTGCCCGACGGGGTAAAGCCGGGCAGCTGGTTCAGGGAATCCTCCAGCGTTATCTGGCCGCTCTGCTGCACCAGCTCGTCGGAGACGGTGACGATCGGGCTGACCGCGACATTGTTCGGACGCGCGATCAGTGATCCGGTGACGACGATGTCGGCGGTTTCGGCCTGATCAGTTGCGGCGTCCGTGGCCGGCGGTGCGATCGCGGCAGCTGGGTCGGCCTGGTCCTGAGCCCAGACCGGGCTGATGCCGGCGCTCAACGCTATGGCGGCCAGCGATCCGCCGAGGCGAAGCTGCATATTGAAAGCGGTCTTCATTCCATCCTCCCTTTTTTTACTAACCAGTTCGTATATTATTTGATGCGCGCTGGTGCCGCGTTTGCCTTTCAGTCTAGTTCCACCCGGCGCACATCCCCCACAACAAAAATATAGGCCGCCGCTCCGATCAGGGCCAGCATTCCGATGAAGGCCAGCGCGCCATAGAAGGAGCCAGTCTGACCCACGATCAGGCCCACCACGATCGGGGTCACGATCCCGGCCAGATTAGCGCAGAGGTTGAACACGCCCCCGGTCAGGCCGATGAACTGCCGCGGCGCAACGTCTGAAATCAGCGTCCAACCCAGATTGACCATACCTTGGCCGAAAAAGGCGATCGACATGATGGCAATGACCAGCGTGTTGCTCTGGACATAATTGGCCGCGATGATCGTCGACGCCAGCAATAGCCCCACAACGATCGGCAGCTTGCGACCGACATTGGCAGACCCGGTGCGACGGATCAGCAAATCGGATACCTGCCCGCCCAGCAGCACCCCTGCTGACGCGGCAATATATGGTAGAATAGCAAAGGTTCCCGATTTCAGCCAATCCATGCCCCGCTCAGTCGCCAGATAGGTCGGGAACCAGGTCAAAAAGAAGACAAGCGTAGAATTGCCGCAAAACTGCCCGATCGAAGCACCCAATATCTGCCGCTTGCTCATCAGTTTTCGCACATTCGACCACGAAAACGGGATTTTCACTTCCTGCTTCGTCACCGTCAGTCCACCGCCAAGGCGAATATGCTCCAGTTCGGCCGAGTTCACGCGGAGGCTCTCGCCTGGATCGCGATAGCGGGCGTAGAGCAGCACCCCAAAGGCCATGCCCAGCGCGCCAGCGATCAGGAACAGCGCGCGCCAGCCCAAACTCCCCACGACCCAGAAGAGAACCGGGCTGAAAAAGGCCAGCCCCGCATATTGCCCCACAGCATAGACCGAATTGGCCCTCGCGCGCTCGTCCTGCGGGAACCAACTGCTGAGAATGCGGCTGTTGCACGGGTAGCAAGGCGCTTCCGCCACGCCCAGCGCGAGACGGAAGCCGAACAACATTGCCACATTACCCGCGATGCCGTGGAGCAGGGTGAAGAAGGACCAGAGGATCAGCGATCCGGCATAGGTGATACGCGTGCCCAGCCGGTCCAGAAGAAGCCCGCCCGGTATCTGTGCGGCGACATAGGTCCAGGAGAAGGCCGAGAAAATGAAACCCATCATCTCCGGCGAAACCTTCAGTTCCGCGGTCAGGGCGGGCGCGGCGACGCCCATCACGGCGCGGTCCATATAATTGAGCATGGTGGCGACGCTTATCAGCGCCAGCACGCCCAGCCGCGCGCGGGTAGGCCGCAGCATGTCGGTCGCGGTCCTCATGCTGCGTTCCGCCGGTCGATCTGGAGCAGATGGCGCACCGCCAACGCATAGCCGTCGATACCCATACCCGACACAATGGCCGTGACCGACCGGGTCATGATGGAGCGCGATCGCCATTCCTCCTCGCGCCTGTGGATATTGGAAATATGAACCTCGATGATCGGACAATCACACATTTTGAGCGCGTCCAGTACCGGATAGCCCGCATAGGAAAAGGCGGCTGGATTGATGACGATCCCGAAGGCTCCCGCCCTTGCCTCATGCAACCAGCCGATCATTTCATGTTCGGCGTTAGTCTGGCGGAATACCAGGCTGACGCCGCTTCCATCCAGTTCACGCAGGCAGGCGGCTTCCACATCGGCCAGGGTTTCCTGGCCATAAATATGGGGTTCGCGCACACCCAGCAGGTCGAGATTGGGTCCGTTCAGAACATGAATGAAACGCTGGCCCATGGTCGACCCCTCCCTCCCCAATGCGCGTCAGGATGTCCTTCCTGATCTTGCAGAATCAGCTTTACGCCGAAGAACGAACCGGTGCAAGTGAAATGTACCAAATGGTACATCGGTTTTCAGCGAAGGCTCCGGATCGCGATACGATCCGCCTGATAGGAACCCAGCCACAGTTCATCTTGGACGACGACCGCCGCGGAAACGCCATTGAACAGGGCATCGGGCGCTCCATAAGCCACCACGGACATGCCACGCGTCGCGGGGTTGAGCTGGGCCACGACATAGCCGCGATGGCAGGTCATGCCATCGGCAACGCCATTCACGATCTTGCGCAAGCCGCCACAAGCCGGTTCATCCCGGACCATGCCCGCAAGCAACAGCCGATCGCCATCCCAGTGAATATTGTCGGGCATGAATTCGGGCGCCTGCACCCGCCATAACGGCGCCCGGCTATCCCGCCGCGCATAGGAGACGACTTCGCGCAGGCCGAAGGCTATCACATAGAATCCGCTGTCGTCGCGTGCGGTTTCCAGGCCGTTATTGCCGGGCAACTCCGTCCCTGGCAGCAGGCGAAACGCCAGATCTTCAGGCTTGCGCTCATAAACGCCGCCCGTCACCCGGCCCATCACGAAATCGGTGATGCTGGTTCCCGGCCGGGTAAGTACGGTCGCCAGCACGGTTCCATCGCTGTAGGAAGCGACACTGTTGGCGACATGACCAGGGGGCATGGACAGGCAACCCCGCCAACGCAGCCGGGGCGCTGCGTCGACATCGTCGAAATTCACGTCAAAGACCTCGATCGCCTCCCTGCCCCCGTGATTGACCACGAGCAATCGCGCAGCGGACGCGCCCGTCTGACGCAGGCTCAGTCCTCGCGCGGTGAACAGCGCCAGATCAGGTGGGGCATCACAATCCGCATAATGCGGGTCACGGTCGACCTGATCCGGTTCACCGCGAAACCACAGCGCCGCCTTGCGCGTGCGGCTGTCGACGATCTTGAGCCCCGCGCCGGTCGCGAAACCACTCGCAATGACCCAGCGGGTGCCAGGGATGACGGCGAGATCCTCCGGCTTCATCGCTCCGCAGACGAAGGAAAATTGCCCGGTCGACTTGCAAGGACCGGCGTTGGTGTCAAGGCGCCTTGCCGGCACGGGCGCGCAGCCCGCCAGCAGTATCGCCAGCGCAGCACAGGTTGCCAAAGCCCCGCGCATCAGGTCACGCGATAGACGCGGATACGCACGGACGGCTTGGGCGCATCCGCCGGCGGCGGTCCCAGCGTGCCGACGAAGATGGCCTGGTTGAGCCAGGCATGAGGACCATCCGGCACCTCGAAACTGGGGATAGTGCGCAGATAACGCTGCGCCGCTCCTGGCACCCGGCTGTTGGTCAGGCCGACATTGCGGACATGGATCTGCGTGCCGTCGTCGGCCTGCATCATGTAATCAGCTTCTATCACGGTCCAGTCATCCGCACGCTGCAACTGCCAGTCGGCACCGCCCGCCAGAACCTTGCCCCGGATGCGCGGCCCGCTGAAGCTGCCGCCCGTAATCGGCACCCGCCGCCGCGTGCCCAGCGGCGTCCGCCCGACCTCGACGGTCGGCTCCAGCGTCACGATCGCCTCGTAGACAAATTCCAGGCCCGGCTCGTCCACACCTGCCGCAAGCGCCGTTGCGCCAAGGGTCCATCCCGCGAAGACCGCACCCCCGCCGGTCAAAAAGGCGCGCCTGTTCAGGTCCATCATCATCTTCAATCCCTGATCCTCGGTCGATCGGCGGGGGCCGCCGGCCGGACATTGTCGCTGAGCAGGGGCAGCGTCCTGAAATGCGGCCAATCGATCATGCCGCTTTTGTCCGGTGCCACTCCGTCGCCAAGGAGAAGCAGTCGCGGCCGGGCAGCCTGCCAGGCGGGCCAGTCGTTCCCCGGATTTCCGTTGCGCGCAAAGGCCAGCAACCGGTCCATCATGCGATCTGACAATTGCCGGTCATAGGGCGTCCAGTCGCGTGTCAAGCGGAAGCGGTTGAGGCTCTCCAGCGTTCCCAGCCAATAAGGCACATCGGCGGTATGATAGGCGCCGACAGTCGCGGGATCATGATCGGCAAAGGCAACGCCCGGCCGGTAGGGATGGGTGCGGGTAAAGAAATAGGCGAAAACCGGCGCCTTGCCGCTCGACTGTGCTTGCGCCCAGGCCGCCATCTGCGAACCCAGCGTCATGTCCCTTTCCACGTCGCGAGCCGCGCGACGGGCCTCCTCTAACGTCCGGGCGGGATATGCGCGCAGAATCTGCTCCGCATTGGCCGGGAATGTGGCCCGGATGGCTCGCTGATAATCGGTCATGTCGGCAATGGGGCCCAACGACCGAAAGGACTCGTCGCGGGTGAAACCGATCATCGCGGGCACATCGGCCTGCCGCCCTTGGGCAAATGCCTGTTTGGGGGGCAGGGGCACGACATGTTCGTCCAGCACGATGGGGCGGCGGCGCAGCGGCGCGGCCAGTGCAATCAGACGGTCCGCCGGGACATCGCGCATCTCTTCGATCGACTGTGCGCCCAGCGCCTTTTGCAGATCCAGTCCCTCGCGCTCCGCCTCGGCCAGCGGCACGGGCGCCATCAGGTCGCCCAATGCGCTGCCGCTCATACCCACGACGCGGTGGAACAGACCCTTGGCCGCCGGGCTCGCCTGCAACAGCGAGACGGACATCGATCCCGCCGACTGCCCCGCTATCGTCACATTGGCCGGATCGCCACCGAAACCGCCAATATTGCGCTTCACCCACTGCAGGGCCGCGATCTGGTCCTTCAGACCGTAATTGCCCGAACTGCCCTGACCTTCGACCGTCAGGCCGGGATGGGCCAGAAAACCCAGCGGCCCGACGCGATAGGCTATCGCGACATAAACCGCACCCTTGGCGGCAAGCGGTTCGCCCGCATAATTCGCCATGGACGCCGAACCGACATTGAAGCCGCCGCCATAGATCCAGACGATTACGGGATGGCGGCGGCCCGCCAGAGGTGGCCCAGGAGGGGACCAGATGTTGAGATAGAGGCAATCTTCGCTGGTCGCCTCTTCCCCGAAATAATGATTGATGGTCCGCCCGCGCAGCGACTGCATGCACTCGGGCGCCGGACGATCGGCATTCCAGATGCCTTCCCAGCGCGCATGAGCCTGGGGATCGCGCCAGCGCAGATCGCGCACCGGCGGCGCGGCGAAGGGCACGCCGAGCCAGGCGCGGACACCCGACGGCAGAATCTTCCCAGCCACCAGTCCCGCTTCGGTCCGCACGGGATCGCCCGCCGGACGCTCGATAATCTGCGCAGAAGCCGCTGACGCGATCGCCAGCAGGCCAATGGCAAGCGCGATGCAACGCATCAGCGCCCGGCCTTCAACTGCGCATCGAAGAAGCGGAATGTCAGGTCCAGCGCCCGCAGGCTGGCCGCGCGGGTCGCCGCTGCGTCCGCGCCGATCCAGCTATGCCCCACGCCGGAAATGATCTCGAGCGTGACAGGGATATGCGCCGACTTCAGCTTCGCCGCCAATTCCTGCGACTGGGTCACCGGCACGGTCTTGTCCTCCGTGCCGTGGATCAGCAGCATTGGTGGATCCTTGGCATCCACATGCGAAGCCGGGCTGGCCGCCGCAATCCGCTCTGGCGGACAGGCGCCCTTAATGCAGTCGAGATAGGTATTTTCGGCGCGGGGAATGGCGGACTGCGGCATGGTCGCGAAGTCATACACGCCATACCAGCCGACCGCGCCCTGCACGCAGTCGTTTTCCCCTATATTGCTCTTGTCCTCGCCGCCTGGGGCGTGACCGCAATCGAGCGCCGCGAGCGCCGCCAACTGCCCACCCGCAGAACCGCCCCAGATCGCGACATGCT is a window from the Sphingobium sp. V4 genome containing:
- a CDS encoding MFS transporter, coding for MRTATDMLRPTRARLGVLALISVATMLNYMDRAVMGVAAPALTAELKVSPEMMGFIFSAFSWTYVAAQIPGGLLLDRLGTRITYAGSLILWSFFTLLHGIAGNVAMLFGFRLALGVAEAPCYPCNSRILSSWFPQDERARANSVYAVGQYAGLAFFSPVLFWVVGSLGWRALFLIAGALGMAFGVLLYARYRDPGESLRVNSAELEHIRLGGGLTVTKQEVKIPFSWSNVRKLMSKRQILGASIGQFCGNSTLVFFLTWFPTYLATERGMDWLKSGTFAILPYIAASAGVLLGGQVSDLLIRRTGSANVGRKLPIVVGLLLASTIIAANYVQSNTLVIAIMSIAFFGQGMVNLGWTLISDVAPRQFIGLTGGVFNLCANLAGIVTPIVVGLIVGQTGSFYGALAFIGMLALIGAAAYIFVVGDVRRVELD
- a CDS encoding type II 3-dehydroquinate dehydratase — translated: MGQRFIHVLNGPNLDLLGVREPHIYGQETLADVEAACLRELDGSGVSLVFRQTNAEHEMIGWLHEARAGAFGIVINPAAFSYAGYPVLDALKMCDCPIIEVHISNIHRREEEWRSRSIMTRSVTAIVSGMGIDGYALAVRHLLQIDRRNAA
- a CDS encoding DUF3237 family protein, which encodes MMMDLNRRAFLTGGGAVFAGWTLGATALAAGVDEPGLEFVYEAIVTLEPTVEVGRTPLGTRRRVPITGGSFSGPRIRGKVLAGGADWQLQRADDWTVIEADYMMQADDGTQIHVRNVGLTNSRVPGAAQRYLRTIPSFEVPDGPHAWLNQAIFVGTLGPPPADAPKPSVRIRVYRVT
- a CDS encoding carboxylesterase family protein; protein product: MRCIALAIGLLAIASAASAQIIERPAGDPVRTEAGLVAGKILPSGVRAWLGVPFAAPPVRDLRWRDPQAHARWEGIWNADRPAPECMQSLRGRTINHYFGEEATSEDCLYLNIWSPPGPPLAGRRHPVIVWIYGGGFNVGSASMANYAGEPLAAKGAVYVAIAYRVGPLGFLAHPGLTVEGQGSSGNYGLKDQIAALQWVKRNIGGFGGDPANVTIAGQSAGSMSVSLLQASPAAKGLFHRVVGMSGSALGDLMAPVPLAEAEREGLDLQKALGAQSIEEMRDVPADRLIALAAPLRRRPIVLDEHVVPLPPKQAFAQGRQADVPAMIGFTRDESFRSLGPIADMTDYQRAIRATFPANAEQILRAYPARTLEEARRAARDVERDMTLGSQMAAWAQAQSSGKAPVFAYFFTRTHPYRPGVAFADHDPATVGAYHTADVPYWLGTLESLNRFRLTRDWTPYDRQLSDRMMDRLLAFARNGNPGNDWPAWQAARPRLLLLGDGVAPDKSGMIDWPHFRTLPLLSDNVRPAAPADRPRIRD
- a CDS encoding alpha/beta hydrolase translates to MRERKAPAFVRVMAMALLAVTGVARAQSPATSPEPALGDPMPERVVNFANGVKVSTDISFSTVPGYRPITLDLYRPKGDGPWPLVIYVHGGGWMAGHTRQSGAFSDFTAVLADLSARGYVVASLEYRLSGEAPFPAAIDDVRSGIRFLKANASSYGIDAKHVAIWGGSAGGQLAALAALDCGHAPGGEDKSNIGENDCVQGAVGWYGVYDFATMPQSAIPRAENTYLDCIKGACPPERIAAASPASHVDAKDPPMLLIHGTEDKTVPVTQSQELAAKLKSAHIPVTLEIISGVGHSWIGADAAATRAASLRALDLTFRFFDAQLKAGR